The following DNA comes from candidate division KSB1 bacterium.
AGCCGAAGTCGCGAGGGGGTGAAGGTCTTCACCGAAGAAAGCTGGATCACCTTTCATCATGACGGGAGTTATTCCTGGCATAGCGCCTCGGCGCCGCAGATCGAGCATCGCGCCAAGCTTTCGTCTGAGCCGCATACGATCATCGGCCGCGGCAAAGCCAGGCTGCACGTCAAAGGCGTGGTGCGAGGCATGGTGTTGGTTTACGGCGAAAACGATATCATCCTCAGCGGCGATTTGCTTTGCGCGCGCGATCCGGAAATCTTTTCCGATTCCCGCGACTTTGTGGGTTTGGTTTCCGCCAAAGAGATCGAGGTGGCGCCGCCTTCGGTGACCGGGCCGGGGGATTTGAAAATTCAAGCGGCGCTCTTTGCCAGAAGCCGCTTTCGTGTTCCGCATCTTTACACGCGCGAAACTGCAACGCTGCGCATTTACGGCAGCCTATCCGCCGGTTCGATTTCCGCCACTGAGCCGCGATACGGCACGCGCATTCGTTTTGATAAACGTTTTGAGAACATGCGCCCGCCCAATTTTCCGATGGCAGATCGCTATGAAATTGCGGAGTGGGATGAAAGATGGTTGGTGAAATAATGCCGGTGCCGCTGGGCCTTTGACACGCAGAGTTTAGGACAAAGTAAAGTTAGCGTCCAATGAATATCCTCGTCCTCAACTGCGGCAGTTCATCGCTCAAGTTTCAAATCATCGAGACCGATCTCGAGGTGATCGAGCAGAACGCCGATAAACAATTGGCCAAAGGCGTGATCGAGCGCATCGGCAGCGAGGCGCTGATCACGCTGCAAGCCGCCGGCAACGCGGTGGTGAAACGGACGACGCCATTGCGCGATCATCGCTCGGCGCTGGATTATGTGGTGCGCTGGATCCTTTCGGCGGAATCGAAGATCGACGGCATCCAATCGCTGAGCGCCATTCACGCCCTCGGCCATCGCGTCGTGCATGGCGCTGAGAACTTCACCATGTCGGTGGTGATTACCGACGAGGTGATCGAGGGCATTGAGGATTGCATCGAGCTGGCGCCTTTGCACAATCCGGCGAATCTCAAAGGGATTTACGCCGCGCGCGAGCTGTTCGGTCCCGGCATTCCGCAAGCCGCGGTGTTCGATACTTCATTTCATTCGACGATGCCGGAAACCTCGTATCTTTACGCCATCCAGTATCAGCTCTATCGCCGGCACAAAATCCGGCGCTACGGTTTTCATGGCACTTCGCATCGTTACGTGGCGTATCGCTACCGGCAGCTCACCGGCAAGGCGCGCGAAGAGACCAACGTCATCACGCTGCATCTCGGCAACGGCTGCTCGGCCGGCGCGATCAAAAACGGCGACTCGCTGGATACCTCGATGGGCATGACGCCGCTGGAAGGCTTGGTGATGGGAACCCGCTGCGGCGACATCGATGCGTCGGTGTTGGAATATCTTTCTCACAAAGAGGGCATGTCGTTCGGCGAAATCGACACGCTGCTCAACAAGCAGTCCGGCTTGCTCGGCATTTCCGGTTTGACCAACGACATGCGCGATTTTTTGGACGAAGAACATGAGCATCAGGATCGCCGCGGCGATGGTAACGTGATGTCTGCAAAGAGTTGGTGAATTTGGGTAGAGTGCTTGCGTAGGAGAGGGGATCGGAGTGATATAAAACTCTGGTTGGACGTCATGTCCGGCCAGAGCTCGCGATGGTTATCGGCCCCATAGAGGCCAACCGTGGCAACGTAAAAATCGCTTTTCAATTCACGGATGCTAGGCAGGGTCTTGAAATCGTAGTCGATGAACACGTAGCGGCGATCGGCCGCCAAATTGGATTTGCCGCCGATTGGCACATCGATGCCGCCGCCAAAATGCCAGCCGATTTTTGCCCGAGGCGATTCTCATTATAAATCCCGCCGCGCACACCGAAGCGTGTTTGCGCGCTGGCGCTGCCAAGGGTGAGCAACATCAGCACGAGCAAAATAATGATCATTTTGCGTTTCATGATTAAACCTCCGTCTCAAAAATATTTTTGTTGCGGCCGCGCCTCGTACGAGCCGTCTGGCCGCCCGGGGGTTTCTCTTTTGGCTAAGCCATGGCGCGCGTCAGTTGCGCGTCCTGAATCCGGCTGAGGTGAACCCTGATCAATTCGCCGATTTGATCGGCATGAGAAACGATGCGCCCGTCCGGTTCTTCGCCAAGAGACGTCTCGGCGGCAAATGACCGGTCGTTGAATTCTCTCAGCTCGTAGATGCGCGTGGCGAATAAATGATTGCGATAGGGCAATGAGATCAATCCGATTAGTCGCTGCGCCGGCTGTGAGGCAATTTTTTTGCGACGGAACATGGGTCATCTCCTGAAAATATTTTACGCCTTTTCCAAGACGAGTTTTTTTACGGGTTGCTCGCCGGTTTCCAAACAATTGATAAAACGCGACGCCACCTCGCGCGCGATGGCAGGATTGTCGCACAAATCCAAAGCATAATTATACGCTTCGAGATAAATCGAGGCGCCGTATTTTTCCGGCGCTTTCTCCGTCTGTTGCTCGTCAATGCGAGGCTTCATCCACATGGCTGATTCTCCTTCCGCAAACTCAATTTTCTTAAAAAGGCGGCCCGCCGAACGCGATGATGACGCTATGGAATTACATTTCCGTACTTATGGTATTATCACGAAAATGCCGTCGCCCAGGCTTCCAGCCTGCATGCAGACAAGATGTCTGCGTTACGGCGGACCGCCAAGAAAGTTTTGTAAAACAAATTAGAATTTTTATGCTTATTCAGGCAACTTGTTTTACCACGTACAGGAATCGGCAAGCGCAGTGCCAAAAACTATTCGGCAAGACTGACGTCATCAAATGATAAAAATTTTCAGCAGGTTAGCGCCAGTGATTTGACGCGTACATTAAAAGCCAGGTTGGGTCGGATGAGGTAAGATTTACTTGATCAGCAGGGTTGGGGCTGTATAAAATTTACTTCCCCTGTATGAGTTCCTTGCATCGCTACTTTTTATCCAACTGCACCCCCGAATAATAATGCTGCAGAATCTGCACAAAATTCTGCCCGCGCAAGGCCATCATCGCGGCGCCGGTTTGGCATAAGCCAACGCCGTGGCCCCAGCCAGCGCCCAAAATTCTGAATCTGGCCGGCAAGCCATTACGATCGCGACCGGATTTTTCAATCGCAATGCACGCGCTCCACAGAGTTTTTTCGCCGAGCGCCTGCCGGATCGCCAGCTCGCGAGTGATCTCAAAAGTTTTTTTCGTGCCGGTGACGCGCAGGCGGATCAACCGCCCGGAGACGCCGCGCTGTATCGGCGTGAAATCCTGCAGCTCGCC
Coding sequences within:
- a CDS encoding acetate/propionate family kinase — encoded protein: MNILVLNCGSSSLKFQIIETDLEVIEQNADKQLAKGVIERIGSEALITLQAAGNAVVKRTTPLRDHRSALDYVVRWILSAESKIDGIQSLSAIHALGHRVVHGAENFTMSVVITDEVIEGIEDCIELAPLHNPANLKGIYAARELFGPGIPQAAVFDTSFHSTMPETSYLYAIQYQLYRRHKIRRYGFHGTSHRYVAYRYRQLTGKAREETNVITLHLGNGCSAGAIKNGDSLDTSMGMTPLEGLVMGTRCGDIDASVLEYLSHKEGMSFGEIDTLLNKQSGLLGISGLTNDMRDFLDEEHEHQDRRGDGNVMSAKSW